From one Nocardioides sp. Kera G14 genomic stretch:
- the metH gene encoding methionine synthase, translating to MVIDGAMGTAIQRDRPDEAGYRGERFKDHPSDLIGNNDLLTLTQPQIIAGIHREYLDAGADIIETNTFNANAVSLADYDLADLAYELNFESAKLARECADEFSTPEKPRYVAGALGPTTRTASISPDVNDPAARNVSYEQLVDAYLVAARGLVEGGADLLMIETIFDTLNAKAAIFAVETLFEETGRRWPVIISGTITDASGRTLSGQVTEAFWDSIRHIRPIAAGLNCALGAKEMRPYIAEMARVADTFVSCYPNAGLPNAFGEYDEVPTDTAAHIHDFAESGFVNLVGGCCGTTPAHIAEIARQVEGLSPRTPGQTEPATRLSGLEPFTIKDDSLFVNVGERTNITGSAKFRNLIKDGDYDTALQVAAQQVEAGAQVIDVNMDEGMIDGVAAMDRFLKLVASEPDISRVPVMIDSSKWEVIEAGLRNVQGKPIVNSISLKEGEEKFIAHARLCQKYGAAAVVMAFDEDGQADSLERRKQICQRAYDILVKQVGFPAEDIIFDPNVFAVATGIEEHATYGVDFIEATRWIKQNLPGAKVSGGISNVSFSFRGNNPVREAIHAVFLFHAIEAGLDMGIVNAGALVPYTEIDPELRDAIEDVVLNRTDDSIAATERLLGLAERFRGTGGSDAAADGVQGEWRELPVGERITHALVKGIDQFVEADTEELRAEIEARGGRPIEVIEGPLMDGMNVVGDLFGAGKMFLPQVVKSARVMKKAVAYLIPFIEAEKLTNPEFATAKETNGTVIMATVKGDVHDIGKNIVGVVLQCNNYEVIDLGVMVPAQKILDAAVEHNADIIGLSGLITPSLDEMVSFATELQRLGSTTPLLIGGATTSRAHTAVKIDRAYDGPVVWVKDASRSVPTAAALLHPEKRVELLADLKADYDSLRERHSQKSERKLLPFEDAKAHRAQLDWSHVPVEPARPGVHVLTDYPVGELREYIDWQPFFNAWEMKGKFPEILHSPVTGEAATRLYNDAQAMLDRIEKEGWLRPQGVYGLFPANSTGEDIAVWADDSRTEQRAVLHALRQQGEHREGVSNKSFADFVAPVGVAADHIGAFAVTAGLELPERITAFKADLDDYNAILLESLADRLAEAFAERLHQRVRTEFWGYAAGVEEHLSNDELIAEKYAGIRPAPGYPACPDHTEKQTIWELLDVEKNTGIELTESMAMWPGASVSGVYYGHPESQYFVVGRLGRDQIADYAERKGWTVAEAERWLSPNLGYDPED from the coding sequence ATGGTGATCGACGGCGCAATGGGTACGGCGATCCAGCGGGATCGTCCTGACGAGGCCGGCTACCGGGGTGAGCGGTTCAAGGACCACCCGAGCGACCTGATCGGCAACAACGACCTCCTGACGCTCACGCAGCCGCAGATCATCGCCGGCATCCACCGCGAGTATCTCGACGCCGGTGCGGACATCATCGAGACCAACACGTTCAACGCGAACGCGGTCTCGCTCGCCGACTACGACCTCGCGGACCTCGCCTACGAGCTCAATTTCGAGTCCGCCAAGCTCGCGCGCGAGTGCGCCGACGAGTTCTCCACGCCGGAGAAGCCGCGGTACGTCGCGGGTGCGCTCGGCCCGACCACCCGGACCGCGAGCATCAGCCCCGACGTCAACGACCCGGCGGCCCGCAACGTCTCCTACGAGCAGCTCGTGGACGCCTACCTCGTCGCTGCCCGCGGCCTCGTCGAGGGCGGAGCCGACCTCCTGATGATCGAGACCATCTTCGACACCCTCAACGCCAAGGCGGCCATCTTCGCCGTGGAGACCCTCTTCGAGGAGACCGGCCGCCGCTGGCCGGTCATCATCTCCGGCACGATCACCGACGCCTCGGGCCGCACGCTCTCCGGCCAGGTGACGGAGGCCTTCTGGGACTCGATCCGCCACATCCGCCCGATCGCCGCAGGCCTCAACTGCGCGCTGGGTGCCAAGGAGATGAGGCCCTACATCGCGGAGATGGCCCGCGTCGCCGACACCTTCGTCTCCTGCTACCCGAACGCCGGTCTGCCCAACGCCTTCGGTGAGTACGACGAGGTCCCCACCGACACCGCCGCACACATCCACGACTTCGCCGAGTCCGGCTTCGTCAACCTGGTCGGTGGCTGCTGCGGCACCACGCCCGCCCACATCGCCGAGATCGCCCGCCAGGTCGAGGGCCTCAGCCCGCGTACGCCGGGCCAGACCGAGCCCGCCACGCGACTGTCCGGCCTCGAGCCCTTCACGATCAAGGACGACTCGCTCTTCGTCAACGTCGGCGAGCGCACCAACATCACCGGCTCCGCCAAGTTCCGCAACCTGATCAAGGACGGCGACTACGACACCGCCCTCCAGGTCGCCGCGCAGCAGGTCGAGGCCGGTGCGCAGGTCATCGACGTCAACATGGACGAGGGCATGATCGACGGCGTGGCGGCGATGGACCGCTTCCTCAAGCTGGTCGCCTCGGAGCCTGACATCAGCCGGGTCCCGGTGATGATCGACTCCTCCAAGTGGGAGGTCATCGAGGCCGGCCTGCGCAACGTGCAGGGCAAGCCGATCGTGAACTCGATCTCGCTCAAGGAGGGCGAGGAGAAGTTCATCGCCCACGCCCGACTCTGCCAGAAGTACGGCGCCGCCGCGGTCGTCATGGCCTTCGACGAGGACGGCCAGGCCGACAGCCTCGAGCGTCGCAAGCAGATCTGCCAGCGCGCCTACGACATCCTCGTGAAGCAGGTCGGCTTCCCCGCCGAGGACATCATCTTCGACCCCAACGTCTTCGCGGTCGCCACGGGGATCGAGGAGCACGCGACGTACGGCGTCGACTTCATCGAGGCGACACGGTGGATCAAGCAGAACCTGCCCGGCGCCAAGGTGAGCGGCGGCATCTCCAACGTCAGCTTCTCGTTCCGGGGCAACAACCCGGTGCGTGAGGCGATCCACGCCGTCTTCCTCTTCCACGCGATCGAGGCCGGCCTCGACATGGGCATCGTCAACGCCGGTGCGCTGGTGCCCTACACCGAGATCGATCCCGAGTTGCGCGATGCGATCGAGGACGTCGTGCTCAACCGCACCGACGACTCGATCGCCGCGACCGAGCGCCTGCTCGGCCTCGCCGAGAGGTTCCGCGGCACCGGCGGGTCTGATGCGGCTGCCGACGGCGTTCAAGGGGAGTGGCGCGAGCTGCCCGTCGGCGAGCGGATCACGCACGCCCTGGTCAAGGGCATCGACCAGTTCGTCGAGGCCGACACCGAGGAGCTCCGCGCCGAGATCGAGGCCCGCGGCGGCCGCCCGATCGAGGTCATCGAGGGCCCGCTGATGGACGGCATGAACGTCGTCGGAGATCTCTTCGGCGCCGGCAAGATGTTCCTCCCGCAGGTGGTCAAGAGCGCCCGCGTGATGAAGAAGGCCGTCGCCTACCTCATTCCGTTCATCGAGGCCGAGAAGCTCACCAACCCCGAGTTCGCCACCGCCAAGGAGACCAACGGCACGGTGATCATGGCGACCGTGAAGGGCGACGTCCACGACATCGGCAAGAACATCGTCGGCGTCGTGCTGCAGTGCAACAACTACGAGGTGATCGACCTCGGTGTGATGGTGCCCGCGCAGAAGATCCTCGACGCCGCCGTCGAGCACAACGCCGACATCATCGGTCTCTCCGGCCTGATCACGCCGAGCCTCGACGAGATGGTCAGCTTCGCGACCGAGCTGCAGCGACTGGGCTCGACCACGCCGCTGCTCATCGGTGGTGCCACGACGTCGCGCGCCCACACGGCGGTGAAGATCGACCGCGCCTACGACGGCCCCGTCGTCTGGGTGAAGGACGCCTCGCGCTCCGTGCCGACGGCCGCTGCACTGCTCCACCCGGAGAAGCGGGTCGAGCTGCTCGCCGACCTCAAGGCCGACTACGACTCGCTGCGCGAGCGGCACTCGCAGAAGTCCGAGCGGAAGCTCCTGCCCTTCGAGGACGCGAAGGCGCACCGCGCCCAGCTGGACTGGAGCCATGTCCCGGTGGAGCCCGCCCGCCCCGGCGTCCACGTCCTCACGGACTACCCGGTCGGGGAACTGCGGGAGTACATCGACTGGCAGCCGTTCTTCAACGCGTGGGAGATGAAGGGCAAGTTTCCCGAGATCCTGCACAGCCCCGTGACGGGTGAGGCGGCCACGAGGCTCTACAACGACGCCCAAGCGATGCTCGACCGGATCGAGAAGGAGGGCTGGCTGAGACCGCAGGGTGTCTACGGCCTCTTCCCGGCCAACTCGACCGGAGAGGACATCGCTGTCTGGGCCGACGACTCCCGCACCGAGCAGCGCGCCGTGCTGCACGCGCTGCGCCAGCAGGGCGAGCACCGTGAGGGCGTCTCCAACAAGTCCTTCGCCGACTTCGTCGCGCCGGTGGGTGTCGCGGCCGACCACATCGGTGCCTTCGCCGTCACGGCCGGCCTCGAGCTGCCCGAGCGGATCACGGCGTTCAAGGCCGACCTCGACGACTACAACGCGATCCTGCTCGAGTCTCTCGCCGACCGCCTCGCGGAGGCCTTCGCCGAGCGCCTGCACCAGCGCGTCCGCACGGAGTTCTGGGGCTACGCCGCCGGCGTCGAGGAGCACCTCTCCAACGACGAGCTGATCGCCGAGAAGTACGCCGGCATCCGGCCCGCTCCGGGCTACCCGGCCTGCCCCGACCACACCGAGAAGCAGACCATCTGGGAGCTGCTCGACGTCGAGAAGAACACGGGCATCGAGCTCACCGAGTCGATGGCGATGTGGCCCGGCGCGTCCGTGTCCGGCGTCTACTACGGCCACCCGGAATCGCAGTACTTCGTGGTCGGTCGCCTCGGTCGCGACCAGATCGCGGACTACGCCGAGCGCAAGGGCTGGACCGTCGCTGAGGCCGAGCGCTGGCTCTCGCCCAACCTCGGCTACGATCCGGAGGACTGA
- a CDS encoding DUF3556 domain-containing protein → MGFLQPNSPKVDYAMWRAGSRPERMRPLLHHLAEAGFGTPDVVIVGYLMKILLYVAGGMLFALSTSGIDGWSSVGQWWHEPVVFEKVVLFSMLFEVLGLGCGFGPLNLRFLPPLGSFLYWLRPGTIRLPPWPDRVPLTRGDRRGVLDIALYAALLVLLVRALLSDAVPGTEIAGSSLGVLARSVVAAPLVVLVILGLRDKTIFLAARSEVYGTLAACTLLQGVDMIVAAKLVMLAIWWGAATSKLNRHFPYVVAMMMSNSPVWRLPAIRRRFHRRFSDDLRPSRLSAALAHGGTAVEFGVPLVLILSHGGLVTTVAAIVMIAFHLNIIVSFPMGVPLEWNVYMIFGIGTLFVDKASYGVGDLVHPIPVILGMLVVVGTVILGNLRPDKVSFLPAMRYYAGNWDTSLWCFTESAVEKFEAGIIKAAALPHLQLEKIHGKEDAEITLVTGWAFRAMHTHGRALFGLVPRAVAGRPESDYVLLDGETVGGATLGWNFGDGHLHDEQLIRAVQDRCHLAPGELRVIILEAQPMHRQTQRYRIVDAASGCRERGRVRVADLAERQPWDTDIPIQVESPADLVPSPRPAPEQRTALHHP, encoded by the coding sequence ATGGGGTTTCTCCAGCCGAACTCGCCGAAGGTTGACTACGCCATGTGGCGCGCAGGGTCGCGCCCGGAGCGGATGCGTCCGTTACTGCACCACCTCGCCGAGGCCGGCTTCGGCACGCCGGACGTGGTGATCGTCGGCTACCTGATGAAGATCCTCCTGTACGTCGCCGGGGGCATGCTCTTCGCGCTCTCCACCAGCGGCATCGACGGCTGGAGCTCGGTCGGGCAGTGGTGGCATGAGCCGGTGGTGTTCGAGAAGGTCGTGCTCTTCTCGATGCTCTTCGAGGTGCTCGGCCTCGGCTGCGGCTTCGGCCCGCTCAACCTGAGGTTCCTGCCGCCGCTGGGCTCCTTCCTCTACTGGCTGCGCCCAGGCACGATCCGCCTGCCACCGTGGCCGGACCGGGTGCCGTTGACCCGTGGCGACCGGCGGGGCGTCCTCGACATCGCGCTCTACGCAGCGCTCCTGGTGCTGTTGGTCCGCGCCCTGCTCTCCGACGCCGTGCCCGGCACGGAGATCGCGGGCAGCAGTCTCGGCGTCCTCGCGCGCTCGGTCGTCGCTGCGCCGCTGGTGGTGCTCGTGATCCTCGGCCTGCGGGACAAGACGATCTTCCTCGCCGCCCGGTCGGAGGTCTACGGCACGCTCGCGGCCTGCACCCTCCTCCAGGGCGTCGACATGATCGTGGCCGCCAAGCTGGTCATGCTGGCGATCTGGTGGGGCGCCGCGACCTCGAAGCTCAACCGCCACTTCCCGTACGTCGTCGCCATGATGATGAGCAACAGCCCGGTGTGGCGACTGCCGGCGATTCGGCGTCGGTTCCACCGGCGCTTCTCCGACGACCTCCGTCCGTCGCGGCTGTCGGCCGCACTGGCCCACGGCGGCACCGCGGTGGAGTTCGGCGTCCCGCTGGTGCTGATCCTGTCGCACGGCGGCCTCGTGACCACGGTGGCGGCGATCGTGATGATCGCCTTCCACCTCAACATCATCGTGTCGTTCCCGATGGGTGTGCCGCTGGAGTGGAACGTCTACATGATCTTCGGCATCGGCACCCTGTTCGTCGACAAGGCGTCGTACGGCGTCGGCGACCTCGTCCACCCGATCCCGGTCATCCTGGGGATGCTCGTGGTCGTGGGGACGGTCATCCTCGGCAACCTGCGACCCGACAAGGTCTCCTTCCTGCCGGCGATGCGCTACTACGCGGGCAACTGGGACACCTCCCTGTGGTGCTTCACCGAATCCGCCGTGGAGAAGTTCGAGGCCGGCATCATCAAGGCCGCAGCCCTCCCGCACCTGCAGCTGGAGAAGATCCACGGCAAGGAGGACGCCGAGATCACGCTCGTCACCGGCTGGGCGTTCCGGGCCATGCACACCCACGGCCGCGCGCTCTTCGGCCTGGTGCCGCGCGCGGTCGCGGGCCGACCCGAGAGCGACTACGTGCTGCTCGACGGGGAGACCGTCGGCGGGGCGACGCTGGGCTGGAACTTCGGCGACGGGCACCTGCACGACGAGCAGCTGATCCGGGCCGTCCAGGACCGATGCCACCTCGCCCCCGGGGAGCTGCGGGTGATCATCCTCGAGGCCCAACCCATGCACCGCCAGACGCAGCGCTATCGCATCGTCGACGCAGCGTCCGGCTGTCGTGAGCGCGGCCGCGTCCGGGTGGCGGATCTCGCCGAACGCCAGCCCTGGGACACCGACATCCCGATCCAGGTCGAGTCTCCTGCCGACCTTGTTCCATCGCCGCGGCCTGCACCCGAGCAGCGCACCGCCCTGCATCACCCGTGA
- a CDS encoding N-acyl-D-amino-acid deacylase family protein: MSATNSTAPFEVIIRSGLYFDGDGSPAVVRDLGIRDGRVTAVSDAPLDATGCPQVIDATGKWVLPGLVDIHTHYDIEVLEGPALAESLRHGVTTVLMGSCSLSTIHVGGIDAGDLFGRVEAIPRLHAIRAVDKAKTWTTADEYVAALEELALGPNLAAFIGHSDMRTAVMGLDRATRKEQKPTRAEMARMEEMLTEAMDAGFVGLSSQQLLFDKIDGDRCRSRTLPSTYAKASELRRLKSILRKRHRALQSGPDIQNPFNIFSQALTSLGIGRPKLKTSLLSAADVKSNPQAMRMFAPLARFINSLGGDFRWQHLPVPFEVYADGIDFVIFEEFGSGAAAMHLAEELVAREEMLRDEEYRRWFRKDYDKKFGIRVWHRDFFDADIVACPDPSVVGKSFGQVGVDRGGIHPVDAFLDLVLEHGTALRWRTTISNHRPELLKQLAVDPGLQIGFSDAGAHLRNMAFYNSGLRLLRHVHQAERAGTPFMTMEHAVHRLTGELADWYELDAGHLRVGDRADLFLLDPEFLDDSLDAYHEAAIPQFDDLPRMVNRNDATVPVVMVGGRTVWSDGAPTEVLGSERTGRFLRAGDVQREPVPARAATVS, encoded by the coding sequence ATGTCAGCGACCAACTCCACGGCCCCCTTCGAGGTCATCATCCGCAGCGGTCTCTACTTCGACGGTGACGGCTCACCCGCCGTCGTCCGCGACCTCGGCATCCGTGACGGCAGGGTCACCGCGGTCTCCGACGCTCCGCTCGATGCCACGGGCTGTCCTCAGGTCATCGATGCCACCGGGAAGTGGGTCCTGCCCGGCCTGGTCGACATCCACACCCACTACGACATCGAGGTGCTCGAGGGACCGGCTCTCGCCGAGTCGCTCCGCCACGGGGTCACGACGGTCCTGATGGGCTCGTGCTCGCTGTCGACGATCCACGTGGGCGGCATCGACGCAGGGGACCTCTTCGGCCGGGTGGAGGCGATCCCGCGGCTGCACGCCATCCGGGCGGTCGACAAGGCGAAGACGTGGACGACCGCTGATGAGTACGTGGCGGCACTCGAGGAGCTCGCGCTGGGCCCCAACCTGGCGGCGTTCATCGGGCACTCCGACATGCGGACCGCGGTGATGGGCCTCGACCGGGCGACCCGCAAGGAGCAGAAGCCGACCCGCGCAGAGATGGCGCGGATGGAGGAGATGCTCACCGAGGCGATGGACGCCGGCTTCGTCGGGCTCTCGTCCCAGCAGCTCCTCTTCGACAAGATCGACGGTGATCGCTGTCGCTCGCGCACCCTGCCGTCGACGTACGCCAAGGCGAGCGAGCTGCGCCGGCTCAAGTCGATCCTGCGCAAGCGCCACCGGGCCCTGCAGTCCGGCCCGGACATCCAGAACCCCTTCAACATCTTCTCCCAGGCGCTGACCTCGCTGGGTATCGGTCGGCCCAAGCTCAAGACCAGCCTGCTCTCGGCGGCCGACGTGAAGTCGAACCCGCAGGCGATGAGGATGTTCGCTCCGCTCGCCCGATTCATCAACAGCCTCGGCGGCGACTTCCGCTGGCAGCACCTGCCGGTCCCGTTCGAGGTCTACGCCGACGGCATCGACTTCGTCATCTTCGAGGAGTTCGGCTCCGGTGCCGCAGCGATGCACCTCGCCGAGGAGCTGGTCGCGCGGGAGGAGATGCTGCGCGACGAGGAGTACCGGCGCTGGTTCCGCAAGGACTATGACAAGAAGTTCGGCATCCGGGTATGGCACCGCGACTTCTTCGACGCCGACATCGTCGCCTGTCCCGACCCCTCGGTGGTCGGTAAGTCGTTCGGCCAGGTCGGCGTCGACCGCGGTGGCATCCACCCGGTCGACGCGTTCCTCGACCTCGTGCTCGAGCACGGCACCGCCCTCCGCTGGCGCACCACGATCTCCAACCACCGCCCCGAGCTGCTCAAGCAGTTGGCGGTGGACCCGGGCCTCCAGATCGGCTTCTCGGACGCGGGCGCCCACCTGCGCAACATGGCCTTCTACAACAGTGGCCTGCGGCTGTTGCGCCACGTCCACCAGGCGGAGCGTGCCGGCACGCCCTTCATGACGATGGAGCACGCGGTCCACCGACTGACCGGCGAGCTCGCCGACTGGTACGAGCTCGACGCCGGGCATCTCCGGGTCGGGGACCGGGCCGACCTGTTCCTGCTCGACCCCGAGTTCCTCGACGACTCGCTCGACGCGTACCACGAGGCGGCCATCCCCCAGTTCGACGACCTGCCGCGCATGGTCAACCGCAACGACGCGACGGTCCCGGTGGTGATGGTCGGCGGCCGGACGGTGTGGTCTGACGGAGCGCCGACGGAGGTCCTCGGCAGTGAGCGCACCGGCCGCTTCCTCCGGGCGGGCGACGTCCAGCGTGAGCCTGTCCCGGCCCGCGCGGCTACGGTGTCGTGA
- a CDS encoding PucR family transcriptional regulator, with protein MPQAEMVALVRNSAAEMWEHSAELGAALAEQIAADVPELAGDPVLVEDLANSVVANLREATGRLAQGDLNPGTAVPEAALAYARRLAERGIPASALLRAYRIGQARAQEAVGANLAASGADPSIVIAASQALSAVAFDYVDGISERVVAAHEDARARWEAVGAARGSGLVAALLDDHAERAQLAARELGHRLDQDHVGLVLWGGDRPHPTLTRRPGALVVPVDSTTVWAWLPGDDVRLQELGSPDGAPEGWVAVGDVAAGPDGFVESHRQARRLQGLVAAMRPETRPRVARAGAARLPLLLARDPAAAAQWVHQTLGALALDDVTHARFRDTLRAFLEAGGSYATAADRLGVHRNTVLYRVRRAEEILGRSLREDRLEVETALRVAYWLGRSVLTTP; from the coding sequence ATGCCGCAGGCTGAGATGGTCGCGCTCGTGCGCAACTCGGCCGCCGAGATGTGGGAGCACTCCGCCGAGCTCGGTGCCGCACTGGCGGAACAGATCGCCGCCGACGTACCGGAGCTGGCCGGCGACCCCGTCCTGGTCGAGGACCTCGCCAACAGCGTCGTCGCGAACCTCCGTGAGGCCACGGGACGTCTCGCGCAGGGTGACCTCAACCCCGGGACGGCGGTGCCCGAGGCCGCCCTCGCCTACGCTCGGCGTCTTGCCGAGCGCGGCATCCCGGCCAGTGCCCTGCTGCGCGCCTATCGGATCGGCCAGGCCCGCGCCCAGGAGGCGGTGGGGGCGAACCTGGCCGCGAGCGGTGCCGACCCGAGCATCGTGATCGCAGCGAGCCAGGCCCTGTCGGCTGTTGCGTTCGACTACGTGGACGGCATCTCCGAGCGGGTCGTCGCAGCCCATGAGGACGCGCGCGCTCGGTGGGAGGCGGTCGGCGCGGCACGGGGCAGCGGGCTCGTGGCGGCGCTTCTCGACGACCACGCCGAACGCGCGCAGCTCGCGGCCCGCGAGCTCGGGCACCGGCTCGACCAGGACCACGTGGGCCTCGTCCTCTGGGGTGGCGACCGGCCTCACCCCACGTTGACGCGCCGGCCGGGAGCCCTCGTCGTGCCCGTCGACAGCACGACCGTCTGGGCATGGCTGCCGGGCGACGACGTACGACTGCAGGAGCTCGGCTCACCGGACGGTGCGCCCGAGGGGTGGGTGGCCGTGGGAGACGTCGCGGCCGGTCCCGACGGGTTCGTCGAGAGTCATCGGCAGGCGCGCCGGCTGCAGGGGCTCGTGGCGGCGATGCGACCTGAGACGCGGCCCCGCGTGGCCCGTGCAGGGGCCGCCCGCCTGCCGCTGTTGCTGGCGCGGGATCCTGCGGCGGCTGCCCAGTGGGTGCATCAGACCCTGGGCGCTCTGGCCCTCGACGACGTGACCCATGCGCGGTTCCGGGACACGCTGCGGGCCTTCCTCGAGGCGGGCGGAAGCTACGCCACGGCAGCTGACCGGCTGGGAGTGCACCGCAATACGGTCCTCTACCGCGTCCGGCGTGCCGAGGAGATCCTGGGTCGGAGCCTGCGGGAGGACCGGCTCGAGGTCGAGACGGCCCTCCGCGTGGCCTACTGGCTCGGTCGCTCCGTCCTCACGACACCGTAG
- a CDS encoding tyrosine-protein phosphatase produces the protein MRLEVDGTYNFREVAPGVLVPGVLYRSDSLDRLGDAGRRMLAELGIGLVIDLRSDLDLHVSGPDLLDGTGIEYVRHQILSAGVNLDPANLDLRLIYREILQAHGPELALAIRAIADHHGAVLVHCTAGKDRTGLLVALILLALGVAYEAVVDDYVATTANLAGPWSDALFAKLAAYDVERTDTLVEVMAHAPEPVLKDVLDWVETEYGGVAAYLSSIGVDDAVLLRLRSRLLAEL, from the coding sequence GTGAGGCTTGAGGTCGACGGTACCTACAACTTCCGCGAAGTGGCGCCCGGCGTGCTGGTGCCGGGCGTGCTCTACCGTTCGGACTCCCTGGATCGGCTGGGTGACGCGGGGCGCCGGATGCTCGCCGAGCTGGGGATCGGTCTGGTGATCGACCTGCGCAGCGACCTGGACCTCCACGTGAGTGGTCCGGACCTGCTCGACGGCACCGGCATCGAGTACGTCCGCCACCAGATCCTCAGTGCGGGCGTGAACCTCGACCCGGCGAACCTCGACCTGCGCCTGATCTATCGCGAGATCCTGCAGGCGCACGGCCCGGAACTGGCTCTGGCGATCCGCGCGATCGCCGACCACCACGGCGCAGTCCTCGTGCACTGCACGGCCGGGAAGGACCGGACCGGTCTCCTGGTGGCACTCATCCTGCTCGCGCTCGGTGTCGCCTACGAGGCGGTGGTGGACGACTACGTCGCCACGACGGCGAACCTCGCGGGCCCGTGGAGCGACGCCCTCTTCGCCAAGCTCGCCGCCTACGACGTCGAGCGGACCGACACACTGGTCGAGGTGATGGCCCATGCCCCCGAGCCCGTCCTGAAGGACGTCCTCGATTGGGTGGAGACGGAGTACGGCGGCGTGGCCGCCTACCTGTCGAGCATCGGAGTCGACGACGCCGTTCTCCTGCGCCTGCGTTCAAGACTCCTCGCCGAGCTCTGA